Proteins co-encoded in one Halorussus salinus genomic window:
- a CDS encoding DUF7556 family protein translates to MDESFEDGEVMFAVDDTDDERTSVIADVSNDEAYLAMPFEESRTLSQWR, encoded by the coding sequence CTGGACGAATCGTTCGAAGACGGCGAAGTCATGTTCGCCGTGGACGACACCGACGACGAGCGCACGTCGGTCATCGCCGACGTGTCGAACGACGAGGCGTATCTGGCGATGCCCTTCGAGGAGTCCCGCACGCTCTCGCAGTGGCGCTAA